The Pedobacter roseus genome contains a region encoding:
- a CDS encoding PorP/SprF family type IX secretion system membrane protein, which translates to MKKLILLIITTMISLLFPKGVVAQQDAQLSQYVFNGIYVNPAYAGYREQLNVNAFYHNQWTGIKGAPQTLSLVVDAIANNGNVGLALQVSSDRIGAQRNTAAYANYAYRIRIKGDGSSRLALGVGIGVVQLGIDGALLNPNIPEPDQPSGMQHTIVPDARAGVYYSDNRFFAGFSVDNLIAQYLDVDRFAFVPQPKPHYYLSAGLMLPLSDNIQVKPSFLLKDDRGGPTSLDLSTFLVLGERLWVGGSYRTGVKLYNKSYLLKDLTSRNSAAAAVQVFADQNFRIGYAYGFSVGSLKTNSGGTHEISVGYFFDKKEIRMLSPRNF; encoded by the coding sequence ATGAAAAAGTTAATATTGTTGATCATAACAACAATGATATCACTGCTGTTTCCCAAAGGGGTTGTGGCACAACAGGATGCACAGCTTAGTCAGTATGTTTTCAACGGGATTTATGTCAATCCCGCTTATGCTGGGTACCGCGAGCAACTTAATGTTAACGCTTTTTACCATAACCAGTGGACCGGAATAAAAGGTGCTCCGCAAACACTTTCCCTGGTGGTAGATGCCATCGCCAATAATGGTAATGTAGGTCTTGCACTTCAGGTATCGAGCGACAGGATTGGTGCTCAACGCAATACGGCTGCTTATGCGAACTATGCCTACCGGATCAGAATTAAAGGTGATGGCAGCTCCCGCCTCGCATTAGGGGTGGGTATAGGCGTGGTACAGCTTGGGATAGATGGTGCATTACTAAACCCTAACATTCCTGAGCCGGATCAGCCCAGCGGTATGCAGCATACTATTGTACCCGATGCAAGGGCGGGTGTATATTATTCGGACAACCGCTTCTTTGCTGGTTTTTCTGTTGACAACCTGATTGCCCAATACCTGGATGTTGACCGCTTTGCCTTTGTGCCACAGCCCAAGCCACATTATTACCTGAGTGCGGGGTTGATGCTGCCACTTTCTGACAATATCCAGGTAAAACCTTCTTTCCTGTTGAAGGACGATAGGGGAGGTCCAACCAGTCTGGATTTAAGTACCTTCCTGGTATTAGGTGAAAGACTCTGGGTCGGTGGATCATATCGTACAGGGGTAAAACTCTACAATAAGTCGTACCTGCTGAAAGACTTAACATCCAGAAACTCTGCTGCAGCAGCAGTACAGGTTTTTGCCGACCAGAATTTCAGGATCGGATACGCCTATGGCTTTTCGGTAGGTTCGCTAAAAACCAATAGCGGTGGCACACATGAAATCTCTGTAGGCTATTTCTTTGATAAAAAAGAGATTCGCATGCTCAGCCCACGAAACTTCTAA
- a CDS encoding Ig-like domain-containing protein, with the protein MKKIYLMLLLAFICANVFAQNPVLPVGVTTVRPVAADVMRCIDGDTKTLYESEEYANAMPDTLSFYFSGASSINEITYTPRNDGLSYGRWQKISVYHNTQADPAVYVADGSFTMANNTAVKTLNLAAAMVKPFIVRVVVTSAVLNESTCAEINFYSAEVQANQPVADCQNPTAEDFSPLSDVQVAVASAVANTFHDNSMNLAKSIDGNLTTFYQSKYSTPAFVVSDSNPAVLTYNFTGNNNIDLIKYIPRTGTTNGNFGRGEIWYATTTNATLTKLMNFDAGLSSSPSSFGFPQRLVNVTQIVLRVFSGVGNYASCAEMQFFKSNSIGVLTDIFADDLYSSLKPGVSQAQISAITSPFFKALAQCLYNRTYQNKFRVQNYKAYIAPSTVASALRVYGFSNFENPTGISFKANTKAVIFVGSNAAPPVLKVCDFATDYKDPTPSPDSYPLKAGLNVIDILHDGLGYISYYSNVPQADVKIHIATGEVNGYFDPTTDTDAEWVDYLNNNIYKYLDIKGKYIGLNFNKRALFVNNPQEGKSLINAYDKIVEQEYTLQGFFKYNIAPKNHIFARTVPTGVLLGGSPGALFGIYNGIGESYTHPNKLSAWGTAHEIGHVLQTPRGMEWIGMGETTNNIHSLYNQYVIGKEFPGATRYEGEETDYKDNKNLVAGRYSKYFANFLTNNNYYEAGELLPPFWQLELYYMFAGASKKLPTLKDRLNGISAPTTGPDVAYGLADIYQRVRQTSEAGVTDGQHMLNFVKYACDAFQEDLTDFFKEIGFIRPIDRDVKDYGTRRLTITQSQIDATITEVKAKNYPKPVSPVLRYISARSVNAFKDRLTVVGTNMVGVTLAGTKLNIDNSKWLNVVAFETYSGTNLIEMAIPGTGDGTNATTKVLYPAGATAVFAVSYDGSKKQVYPTEVVLSPVLAVAKTGPATLTAGNTASYTIRVTNTGLGNALAATIADNVPNSFNNVSWTSAVEGTATIVSGGTGTGNALSIQANIPSGTGNAVVVTVTGILKADATGNVSNTATAVPVEPGGTAGTSTVTSNISSTVGLNIIKTAPANANAGETINYLVEVGNTGPSDALGIKITDVVPAQLTNVSWSSSVNGTAIITTGSTGTTNNIMLLANIPAGATNKIRVTIIGTISPTFTGTLTNTAFATPAGSGSATVTGTASTNVNGTVTPGNHAPVVSVENKTGTEDSPASGKITASDPDGDPLTFSKASDPAHGAAIVNLDGTYTYTPNPDYNGPDSFTVMVCDGKGGTVTATINIMISAVNDVPVVNPENKTGQEDSPASGKITASDPDGDPLTFSKVSDPAHGTVIVNLDGNYTYTPNPDYNGPDSFTVMVSDGKGGTVTATVNISVSAVNDAPVVNPENKTGQEDSPASGKITASDPDGDPLTFSKVTEPAHGTVIINLDGTYIYIPYPDYNGADSFTVMVSDGKGGTITTTVNIMVSAVNDVPMVTPENKTSQEDSPASGKITASDADGDPLTFSKVTEPAHGTAIVNLDGTYIYIPYPDYNGADSFTVMVSDGKGGTITTTVSIMVSAVNDAPVVTPENKTSPEDSPASGKITASDPDGDPLTFSKATDPAHGTAIVNPDGNFTYTPNPDYNGPDSFTVTVSDGKGGTVTGMVNIIVIAVNDAPVVNPENNTSPEDSPARGKITASDADGDPLIFTKSTDPAHGKVVVNSDGTYTYTPNLNYNGSDSFTVTVNDGKGGITTITVNITISAVNDAPVATAPAITTSQNTPANGNITASDPDGDVLTYTLTTAPAHGTVKLNTDGNYIYTPTIGYTGSDIFTVTVNDGKNGIATVTIPVTVTLIPAPAITLVKTSVLNGNKVSYTFTIKNTGNVILDAITLTDAKIGLSNKVITVAGGLAPGTTTSDVEVYTLTQADKDLGTVTNTATVNAKTLSGTTVTDVSGTAETNNTATVTTFTKSPIAIGDRGETVANAPVVISVLANDDPGNSTFDKLSVEMVSQPKHGSVQANADGTVTYKPDPGYVGEDTFTYRVKDIQGYYTNAASVSLTIDFMKIKVPNLFTPNGDGINDTFEIIGLNQYQANELQIVNRSGNEVFHAFGYQNNWTGEGLSENTYYYLLRVKKADSEYVEVFKGYITLVRTFKK; encoded by the coding sequence ATGAAAAAAATTTACTTAATGCTCCTGCTTGCATTTATATGCGCCAATGTGTTTGCACAAAATCCTGTTTTACCGGTCGGGGTAACCACTGTGCGCCCGGTTGCTGCCGACGTAATGAGGTGCATTGATGGGGATACAAAAACATTGTATGAGAGTGAAGAATATGCAAACGCAATGCCCGATACCCTGTCTTTTTATTTTTCCGGCGCATCAAGTATCAATGAGATCACTTATACACCCAGAAATGATGGCTTATCATACGGACGTTGGCAAAAAATATCCGTTTATCACAATACACAGGCTGATCCTGCAGTTTATGTTGCAGATGGCAGTTTTACAATGGCGAATAATACTGCCGTAAAGACGCTCAATCTGGCTGCTGCTATGGTAAAGCCTTTCATTGTGAGAGTAGTGGTAACCAGCGCGGTTTTGAACGAGTCTACCTGTGCAGAGATCAATTTTTACTCTGCAGAGGTTCAGGCTAACCAACCAGTTGCTGATTGCCAAAACCCCACGGCAGAAGACTTTTCCCCGCTGAGTGATGTGCAGGTTGCTGTGGCCAGTGCTGTTGCCAATACATTCCACGATAATAGCATGAATCTGGCTAAATCGATAGATGGAAATTTAACTACTTTTTATCAATCTAAATATAGCACTCCTGCTTTTGTAGTGAGCGATTCAAACCCAGCGGTACTCACTTATAATTTTACAGGGAACAACAATATCGATCTGATTAAATATATACCCCGAACAGGAACTACCAACGGTAATTTTGGACGCGGAGAAATCTGGTATGCAACCACCACCAATGCTACCCTTACCAAATTGATGAATTTTGATGCCGGCCTTTCATCTTCCCCAAGTAGTTTCGGCTTTCCGCAACGCCTGGTAAATGTTACCCAAATTGTGTTACGCGTATTTTCTGGAGTGGGCAACTATGCAAGCTGCGCCGAAATGCAGTTTTTTAAATCAAACAGCATTGGTGTTTTAACGGATATATTTGCTGATGATCTGTACTCAAGCCTGAAACCCGGGGTATCACAGGCACAGATCAGCGCCATTACTTCGCCGTTTTTTAAAGCCCTGGCACAGTGCCTGTATAACAGAACCTATCAGAACAAATTTAGGGTGCAAAACTATAAAGCTTACATCGCACCGAGTACTGTAGCCAGCGCGTTAAGGGTTTATGGATTCAGTAATTTCGAAAATCCAACAGGTATCTCATTTAAGGCAAATACCAAGGCGGTCATTTTTGTAGGTTCAAATGCTGCACCTCCGGTGCTTAAAGTCTGCGACTTTGCTACAGATTACAAGGATCCTACGCCCAGTCCTGATTCCTATCCGCTTAAGGCCGGTTTAAATGTGATTGACATTTTGCATGATGGCCTTGGCTATATCAGTTACTACAGTAATGTGCCACAAGCTGATGTTAAAATCCATATTGCCACAGGTGAAGTGAATGGCTATTTTGATCCAACTACTGATACAGATGCAGAATGGGTTGACTATCTAAACAATAATATATACAAGTACCTTGATATAAAAGGAAAATACATTGGGCTAAATTTTAATAAGAGGGCTTTATTTGTTAACAACCCGCAGGAAGGCAAATCGCTAATCAATGCCTATGATAAAATTGTAGAACAAGAATATACCTTGCAGGGTTTTTTTAAATATAATATCGCACCAAAAAACCACATTTTTGCCAGGACCGTACCAACAGGTGTTTTACTGGGAGGGTCTCCCGGTGCCCTATTTGGAATTTATAATGGAATAGGCGAATCTTACACCCATCCGAATAAATTGTCAGCCTGGGGTACCGCCCACGAAATTGGACATGTGCTTCAAACACCCAGGGGTATGGAATGGATCGGTATGGGAGAAACAACCAATAATATCCATTCGCTTTATAACCAGTATGTTATAGGGAAGGAATTTCCAGGTGCTACCAGATATGAAGGCGAAGAAACAGATTATAAAGACAATAAAAATCTTGTTGCTGGAAGATATAGCAAGTATTTCGCCAACTTTTTAACCAATAATAATTATTACGAGGCAGGCGAATTGTTACCTCCTTTTTGGCAATTGGAACTATATTACATGTTCGCAGGTGCCTCAAAAAAATTACCGACACTTAAAGATCGGTTAAATGGCATCTCTGCCCCAACTACCGGACCAGATGTAGCCTACGGCCTGGCAGATATTTACCAGAGGGTAAGACAAACCAGCGAAGCTGGTGTAACCGATGGTCAGCACATGTTAAATTTTGTGAAATATGCATGTGATGCTTTCCAGGAAGATTTAACTGATTTTTTCAAGGAAATTGGCTTCATCCGACCAATAGACCGCGACGTTAAGGACTACGGAACTCGCCGGCTTACCATTACCCAATCACAAATTGATGCAACCATAACTGAAGTAAAGGCCAAAAATTACCCTAAACCAGTATCGCCTGTACTACGTTACATTTCGGCCAGAAGTGTGAATGCTTTTAAGGATAGGTTAACAGTTGTAGGTACAAACATGGTTGGGGTAACGCTGGCCGGAACAAAATTGAACATAGATAATTCGAAATGGCTAAATGTTGTAGCTTTTGAAACCTATAGCGGAACTAATCTAATAGAGATGGCCATCCCTGGAACCGGAGATGGCACCAACGCCACTACCAAAGTGCTGTACCCCGCCGGCGCTACTGCCGTGTTTGCCGTTTCTTATGATGGCAGCAAAAAGCAGGTTTACCCCACTGAAGTGGTACTTTCGCCAGTTCTTGCTGTCGCTAAAACTGGTCCGGCCACATTGACTGCGGGAAATACAGCTAGCTACACTATTCGCGTAACGAATACTGGTCTGGGTAATGCACTTGCTGCAACCATTGCCGATAATGTTCCCAACAGCTTTAATAATGTAAGCTGGACTTCAGCTGTTGAGGGTACAGCTACTATAGTGAGTGGCGGTACCGGAACGGGCAATGCCTTGAGTATACAAGCCAATATACCATCAGGAACAGGAAATGCAGTGGTGGTTACGGTAACCGGAATTTTAAAGGCCGATGCTACAGGTAATGTTAGCAATACTGCTACCGCGGTGCCGGTAGAACCAGGTGGAACTGCTGGTACATCAACGGTTACCTCCAATATATCATCAACAGTAGGATTAAATATCATTAAAACAGCTCCCGCTAATGCAAATGCAGGAGAAACAATCAATTATCTTGTTGAAGTGGGCAATACGGGGCCGAGTGATGCTTTAGGCATAAAAATTACTGACGTGGTGCCAGCCCAGCTAACAAATGTGAGTTGGAGTTCTTCGGTAAACGGTACAGCTATTATTACTACAGGAAGTACAGGAACTACTAATAATATTATGCTCCTTGCCAATATTCCTGCCGGAGCTACAAATAAGATCAGGGTTACAATAATCGGAACAATTTCTCCAACCTTTACCGGTACATTGACAAACACTGCCTTTGCAACACCTGCAGGTTCAGGTTCAGCCACGGTTACCGGTACTGCAAGCACGAACGTAAACGGAACAGTAACTCCCGGAAACCACGCTCCTGTAGTTAGCGTAGAAAACAAAACAGGCACTGAGGATAGCCCTGCCAGTGGAAAGATAACAGCAAGTGATCCTGATGGTGATCCATTGACCTTTTCCAAGGCCTCAGATCCAGCCCATGGAGCGGCTATTGTAAACCTGGATGGCACTTATACCTATACGCCAAATCCTGACTATAACGGACCCGACAGCTTTACGGTAATGGTATGTGATGGTAAAGGCGGCACAGTCACCGCTACAATAAATATTATGATAAGCGCCGTAAACGACGTGCCAGTGGTGAACCCGGAAAATAAAACTGGTCAGGAGGATAGCCCTGCCAGTGGAAAGATAACGGCAAGTGATCCTGATGGTGATCCATTGACCTTTTCTAAGGTCTCAGATCCGGCCCATGGAACGGTTATTGTAAACCTGGATGGCAACTATACTTATACGCCAAATCCTGACTATAACGGACCCGATAGCTTTACGGTAATGGTAAGTGATGGTAAAGGCGGCACAGTCACCGCTACCGTAAACATTTCGGTAAGCGCCGTGAACGATGCGCCTGTGGTGAACCCGGAAAATAAAACTGGTCAGGAGGATAGCCCTGCCAGTGGAAAGATAACTGCAAGTGATCCTGATGGTGATCCATTGACCTTTTCTAAGGTCACTGAACCGGCTCATGGAACAGTTATTATAAACCTGGACGGTACTTATATTTATATACCCTATCCCGACTATAATGGAGCCGACAGCTTTACAGTAATGGTAAGTGATGGTAAAGGCGGCACGATCACCACTACGGTGAACATCATGGTAAGCGCTGTGAACGATGTGCCTATGGTAACCCCGGAAAATAAAACCAGTCAGGAGGATAGCCCAGCCAGTGGAAAGATAACAGCAAGTGATGCTGATGGTGATCCGTTAACCTTTTCTAAGGTCACTGAACCTGCTCATGGAACAGCTATTGTAAACCTGGACGGTACTTATATTTATATACCCTATCCCGACTATAATGGAGCCGACAGCTTTACAGTAATGGTAAGTGATGGTAAAGGCGGCACGATCACCACTACGGTGAGTATTATGGTAAGCGCTGTGAACGATGCGCCTGTGGTAACCCCTGAAAATAAAACCAGCCCGGAAGATAGCCCTGCCAGTGGAAAGATAACAGCAAGTGATCCTGATGGTGATCCATTGACCTTTTCCAAGGCCACAGATCCGGCCCACGGAACGGCTATTGTAAACCCGGACGGCAACTTTACCTATACACCAAATCCCGACTATAACGGACCCGACAGCTTTACGGTCACGGTGAGTGATGGCAAGGGTGGCACCGTCACCGGTATGGTAAACATTATTGTGATTGCTGTAAATGATGCACCTGTTGTGAATCCAGAGAACAACACCAGTCCGGAGGATAGTCCTGCACGTGGTAAGATAACAGCAAGTGATGCAGATGGCGATCCGTTAATCTTTACGAAGAGCACAGACCCTGCGCATGGTAAAGTGGTTGTAAACTCAGATGGAACATATACTTATACGCCAAACCTAAATTATAATGGCTCAGACAGTTTTACGGTAACAGTAAATGATGGCAAAGGCGGAATTACCACCATTACAGTAAATATAACGATAAGTGCTGTTAATGATGCTCCGGTGGCAACTGCACCAGCAATTACCACTTCGCAAAATACGCCTGCTAACGGAAATATCACAGCCAGCGATCCAGATGGCGACGTGTTAACTTACACCTTAACCACGGCACCAGCACATGGTACAGTAAAATTGAACACTGATGGTAATTATATTTACACGCCAACTATTGGTTATACTGGCAGCGATATTTTTACAGTAACAGTAAATGATGGTAAAAATGGTATAGCCACGGTAACGATTCCGGTAACGGTAACATTGATCCCTGCACCCGCTATTACATTAGTTAAAACTTCGGTTCTAAATGGAAACAAGGTGAGCTATACTTTCACCATTAAAAATACGGGCAATGTTATCCTTGATGCCATTACTTTAACCGATGCTAAAATTGGTCTAAGCAACAAAGTAATCACGGTAGCTGGAGGACTTGCCCCCGGCACAACTACATCTGATGTTGAAGTGTACACCTTAACTCAGGCAGATAAGGATTTAGGTACGGTAACCAATACCGCAACCGTAAATGCCAAAACGCTTAGTGGTACAACGGTAACAGACGTTTCAGGAACAGCAGAAACAAACAATACGGCAACGGTTACCACTTTCACTAAATCGCCAATTGCTATTGGTGATAGAGGAGAAACGGTGGCTAATGCGCCAGTTGTGATTAGTGTGCTTGCCAATGATGATCCAGGTAATTCCACATTCGATAAACTATCCGTTGAAATGGTAAGTCAGCCTAAACATGGTTCGGTACAAGCAAATGCAGACGGTACCGTAACCTACAAGCCAGATCCCGGCTATGTTGGAGAGGATACCTTTACCTATCGCGTAAAAGATATCCAAGGTTATTATACCAATGCGGCATCTGTTTCCCTGACCATAGATTTCATGAAGATCAAGGTCCCCAATCTGTTCACACCGAACGGTGATGGTATTAACGATACTTTCGAGATCATAGGCCTGAACCAATATCAGGCCAATGAATTGCAGATAGTAAACAGATCCGGTAACGAAGTATTCCATGCCTTTGGATATCAAAATAACTGGACTGGTGAGGGATTGAGCGAGAACACCTACTATTATCTCCTGCGTGTCAAAAAAGCTGATAGTGAGTATGTTGAGGTTTTCAAGGGCTACATCACACTGGTTAGAACATTCAAAAAATAA
- a CDS encoding alpha-N-acetylglucosaminidase C-terminal domain-containing protein, with translation MGPPVNDYSCRLWSGLIRDFYHERMRLLLEEKKTGKPFDKNAWEEQWVINPQISKIKPFTDPVETAVKLINKYSK, from the coding sequence ATGGGGCCTCCTGTTAATGATTATTCCTGCAGGCTCTGGAGTGGCCTGATACGCGATTTTTATCATGAACGTATGCGGTTGCTGTTGGAGGAAAAGAAGACAGGCAAACCGTTTGATAAAAATGCCTGGGAGGAACAATGGGTTATAAATCCGCAGATAAGCAAAATAAAGCCTTTTACAGATCCTGTTGAGACTGCTGTTAAGCTAATCAATAAATACAGTAAGTAA
- a CDS encoding alpha-N-acetylglucosaminidase TIM-barrel domain-containing protein — MFLGRIGGSKVLLMAPIATEAIAARVWKKLGLTQAEIDSFYVAPALLPWQRMGNIQDVGGTLPQQWHEDQIVLQHQVLKRMKELGMQPIVQSFAGFVPGAIKRIYPNLKLHNTLWNAGFAPSKRPVMLMPEDPLFKKITMMYMEEWQKEFGSAKYYLVDSFNELELPKSDQPITQLLADYGKFTFDAIQEANKDAVWVIQGWMFGYQRKQWPPQNVKALFSKVPDNKILILDYANDYANTWEPLNAFDGKQWVYGFLPNAGGKTAYTGPMELYATGASKTMASSKKNNLVGFSISGEGLENNNVVYELLTDVAWSKDPIELNFWFKDFSVNRYGAYPDSLKKSWELLKKSAYSYLIDHPSFNWQQANFGTSNIDKSSDFLKSVDLFLSCRRQLGKSKNYQADAIERSGLVLGLKAANCFQEAGQAFQKGDAITGEKYGAKGLEILTALDRLMESHPLNRLERWVGFASALTKDKDLKRYYEQSARRIVTVWGLLLMIIPAGSGVA; from the coding sequence GTGTTTTTGGGAAGAATTGGCGGATCAAAGGTATTGCTGATGGCACCCATAGCCACCGAAGCAATAGCAGCCAGGGTTTGGAAAAAATTAGGGCTCACACAAGCAGAAATAGATAGCTTTTATGTTGCACCAGCACTGCTGCCATGGCAAAGAATGGGGAATATCCAGGATGTGGGTGGTACCTTACCACAGCAGTGGCATGAAGACCAAATTGTGCTGCAACATCAAGTACTGAAGAGGATGAAAGAACTAGGTATGCAGCCAATAGTACAGTCTTTTGCCGGTTTTGTGCCTGGGGCAATTAAGCGAATTTACCCCAACCTCAAACTACACAACACCTTATGGAATGCTGGTTTTGCCCCATCAAAAAGGCCTGTGATGCTCATGCCGGAAGATCCGTTATTTAAGAAAATTACGATGATGTATATGGAAGAATGGCAAAAAGAGTTTGGTTCTGCAAAATATTACCTGGTTGATAGTTTTAATGAACTTGAACTCCCAAAATCTGATCAACCCATAACACAACTTCTGGCTGATTATGGCAAGTTTACTTTTGACGCCATCCAGGAAGCTAATAAAGATGCTGTATGGGTAATCCAGGGTTGGATGTTCGGCTATCAACGTAAACAATGGCCGCCACAAAACGTAAAAGCATTGTTCAGCAAGGTTCCTGATAACAAAATATTGATATTGGATTATGCAAATGATTATGCAAATACATGGGAGCCGCTAAATGCATTTGACGGCAAACAATGGGTTTATGGCTTTCTTCCCAATGCAGGTGGGAAAACTGCTTATACAGGGCCTATGGAGCTGTACGCTACCGGAGCATCCAAAACGATGGCATCTTCAAAAAAAAATAACCTGGTCGGTTTTTCTATTTCTGGAGAAGGACTGGAGAACAATAATGTGGTTTATGAGCTCTTGACAGATGTTGCATGGTCAAAAGACCCTATCGAACTTAATTTCTGGTTTAAAGATTTTTCAGTGAACCGCTACGGTGCATATCCAGATTCGTTAAAAAAATCCTGGGAATTGCTAAAAAAGAGCGCCTATAGTTATTTGATAGATCATCCAAGCTTCAACTGGCAGCAGGCTAACTTTGGCACAAGTAACATCGATAAGAGCAGTGATTTTTTGAAATCTGTTGATCTTTTCCTTAGCTGTCGCAGGCAGTTAGGAAAATCCAAAAATTATCAGGCCGATGCAATTGAGCGTTCAGGCCTTGTACTTGGATTAAAAGCGGCGAACTGTTTTCAGGAAGCAGGTCAGGCCTTTCAAAAAGGTGATGCAATAACCGGGGAAAAATACGGGGCAAAAGGACTAGAAATATTAACAGCATTAGACCGACTGATGGAGTCCCACCCGTTAAACAGGTTGGAAAGGTGGGTAGGATTTGCTTCAGCACTAACAAAAGATAAGGATTTAAAACGGTACTATGAGCAAAGTGCCCGCAGAATAGTGACAGTATGGGGCCTCCTGTTAATGATTATTCCTGCAGGCTCTGGAGTGGCCTGA
- a CDS encoding redoxin domain-containing protein, with protein MALQIGDNAPDFKLYSSDLTEVSLSAFKGKKVIVHFFPMAFTGTCTEQLCTMRDNFSYYEGIDAQVIGISVDSPFSLAKFKEEQNYQFPLLSDFNKEVSAAFGAFYDEFFFGLKGVSKRAAFVIDEEGKIAYAEVLENAKDLPDFKAINEALSA; from the coding sequence ATGGCATTACAAATTGGCGATAACGCCCCTGATTTTAAATTGTACAGTTCCGATTTAACGGAAGTTTCTCTTTCTGCTTTTAAGGGCAAAAAAGTAATTGTGCATTTTTTTCCAATGGCTTTTACCGGAACATGTACAGAACAGTTGTGTACCATGAGAGATAATTTCAGCTATTATGAAGGTATCGATGCGCAGGTAATCGGTATTTCAGTTGATTCTCCATTCTCTTTAGCTAAGTTTAAAGAGGAGCAAAATTATCAGTTTCCGCTACTGTCTGATTTTAACAAAGAAGTATCAGCAGCTTTCGGTGCATTTTATGATGAATTTTTCTTCGGATTAAAAGGAGTTTCGAAAAGAGCGGCATTTGTGATCGATGAAGAAGGAAAAATTGCTTATGCTGAAGTTTTGGAAAATGCGAAGGATTTGCCTGATTTCAAAGCAATTAATGAGGCATTAAGCGCATAA
- a CDS encoding SDR family oxidoreductase, which produces MKTILTTGSNGLLGQKLTEKVLAEGRVKLVATSKGLNRYPVKEGYEYAEMDILDPEQVKYVIEKYEPNAVIHTAAMTNVDTCEANKALCHQLNVDAVQTLISICEEKNIQLIHLSTDFVFDGADGPYQENDPVNPVSYYGESKVLAEELIKDSKANWAVLRTILVYGITSDMSRSNIVLWAKGALEKASPINVVNDQWRMPTLAEDLAEACILAVEKNVNGIYHISGKDYMSIADLVRKVADYWGLDKSCLNEISSASLNQTAKRPVKTGFVLDKAIKDLGYNPHSFEEGLKILDQQMKG; this is translated from the coding sequence ATGAAAACCATTTTAACAACAGGCAGTAATGGCCTTTTAGGGCAGAAATTAACAGAAAAAGTTTTGGCTGAAGGAAGGGTGAAATTGGTTGCTACTTCTAAAGGACTAAACCGTTATCCTGTTAAAGAAGGTTACGAATATGCCGAAATGGATATTTTAGATCCAGAGCAGGTTAAATATGTTATTGAAAAGTACGAGCCAAATGCCGTTATCCACACGGCTGCAATGACAAATGTTGATACCTGTGAGGCGAACAAGGCGTTATGCCATCAGCTTAATGTTGATGCTGTCCAGACTTTGATATCTATATGTGAAGAAAAAAACATCCAGCTGATTCATTTAAGTACCGATTTTGTTTTTGATGGTGCCGATGGGCCTTATCAGGAAAATGATCCTGTTAACCCGGTTAGTTATTATGGCGAATCGAAAGTGCTGGCAGAAGAACTGATTAAAGATTCAAAAGCTAACTGGGCTGTTTTAAGAACAATATTGGTTTATGGCATCACAAGCGATATGAGCCGGAGTAATATTGTGCTGTGGGCTAAGGGGGCATTAGAAAAGGCCTCGCCTATAAATGTGGTTAACGACCAATGGCGCATGCCTACTTTAGCCGAAGATCTGGCCGAGGCCTGCATACTGGCTGTTGAAAAAAATGTAAATGGAATCTACCATATTTCAGGCAAAGATTACATGAGCATTGCAGATTTAGTGCGAAAAGTTGCCGATTATTGGGGACTTGATAAGAGTTGCCTGAATGAGATTAGCTCTGCAAGTTTAAACCAAACAGCCAAGCGGCCTGTAAAAACGGGTTTTGTGTTGGATAAGGCGATTAAAGATTTAGGCTACAATCCGCATTCTTTCGAAGAAGGCTTGAAGATTCTAGATCAACAGATGAAAGGATAG